The Cygnus atratus isolate AKBS03 ecotype Queensland, Australia chromosome 2, CAtr_DNAZoo_HiC_assembly, whole genome shotgun sequence genome window below encodes:
- the DPH3 gene encoding diphthamide biosynthesis protein 3: MSVFHDEVEIEDFEYDAESGTYSYPCPCGDRFLITREDLENGEDVATCPSCSLILRVIYDQEQFMRDEVIAEPLTNKELIKC, from the exons ATGTCGGTGTTCCACGACGAGGTGGAGATCGAGGACTTCGAGTATGACGCGGAGAGCGGCACGTACAGCTACCCCTGCCCCTGCGGGGACCGCTTCCTCATCACACGG GAGGACCTGGAGAACGGCGAGGATGTGGccacctgccccagctgctccctcaTCCTGCGTGTCATCTACGACCAG GAACAGTTCATGCGTGATGAAGTCATTGCAGAACCTTTGACAAACAAGGAACTGATCAAGTGCTGA
- the OXNAD1 gene encoding oxidoreductase NAD-binding domain-containing protein 1 isoform X1 has protein sequence MAHATIYMGVTIPQFLRGAGRICPAHSTLTVLRHSAFCYCTVNGTLKSKRKMDHLERTASNFRQEVISQAKVCGITNESETVKRLRLAIANKDFTFKAGQWVDFFIPGVSVVGGFSMCSSPGLLEREGILELAVKYAAHPPAHWIHTECTLDSEVALRVGGDFFFDPQPGDSPVKLVLIAGGVGINPLFSILLHTADLHGYQEGKGNAYKMGTVKLYYSAKNTKELLFKKNILGLMNAFPGKIMCRFHVTQQSSQICEELQPYVTEGRISEKDLEKHVSKDTLWYICGPPPMIESISKLLYNIGVPRNCVFFEKWW, from the exons ATGGCTCATGCCACTATTTACATGGGTGTGACCATTCCTCAGTTCCTGAGAGGTGCTGGCAGAATTTGTCCTGCTCATTCTACGCTGACGGTGTTGAGGCACTCTGCTTTTTGTTACTGCACAGTGAATGG cacattaaaatcaaaaaggaaaatggatcATCTAGAGAGAACAGCAAGCAATTTTCGCCAGGAG GTAATTTCACAAGCCAAAGTGTGTGGAATCACCAATGAATCGGAGACAGTCAAAAGACTCCGTTTGGCTATTGCAAATAAAGATTTTACGTTCAAAGCAGGACAGTG GGTTGATTTCTTTATTCCTGGAGTATCTGTAGTTGGGGGATTCTCAATGTGTTCAAGCCCTGGTCTGTTGGAACGAGAAGGAATATTAGAGCTGGCAGTTAAGTACGCTGCTCATCCTCCTGCTCACTGGATTCACACTGAG TGTACTCTTGACTCAGAAGTGGCTCTGCGAGTGGGAGGTGATTTCTTCTTTGATCCTCAGCCTGGTGACTCCCCTGTAAAACTAGTGCTGATAGCAGGAGGTGTTGGAATTAACCCGTTGTTTTCTATACTGCTGCATACAGCAGATCTTCATGGATACCAAGAGGGTAAAGGAAATGCATACAAAATGGGAACGGTGAAGCTGTACTACAGtgcaaaaaatacaaaggaacTCTTATTTAAG aaaaatattcttggtTTGATGAATGCATTTCCTGGAAAGATCATGTGTCGTTTCCACGTTACCCAACAGAGCTCACAGATCTGCGAAGAGCTTCAGCCGTATGTCACAG agGGAAGAATATCTGAAAAGGATCTAGAAAAACATGTATCTAAGGATACTTTATGGTACATCTGTGGTCCACCTCCAATGATAGAATCTATATCCAAACTACTGTACAACATCGGTGTTCCTagaaactgtgttttctttgagaaatgGTGGTag
- the OXNAD1 gene encoding oxidoreductase NAD-binding domain-containing protein 1 isoform X2, with protein sequence MAHATIYMGVTIPQFLRGAGRICPAHSTLTVLRHSAFCYCTVNGTLKSKRKMDHLERTASNFRQEVISQAKVCGITNESETVKRLRLAIANKDFTFKAGQWVDFFIPGVSVVGGFSMCSSPGLLEREGILELAVKYAAHPPAHWIHTECTLDSEVALRVGGDFFFDPQPGDSPVKLVLIAGGVGINPLFSILLHTADLHGYQEGKGNAYKMGTVKLYYSAKNTKELLFKSSQICEELQPYVTEGRISEKDLEKHVSKDTLWYICGPPPMIESISKLLYNIGVPRNCVFFEKWW encoded by the exons ATGGCTCATGCCACTATTTACATGGGTGTGACCATTCCTCAGTTCCTGAGAGGTGCTGGCAGAATTTGTCCTGCTCATTCTACGCTGACGGTGTTGAGGCACTCTGCTTTTTGTTACTGCACAGTGAATGG cacattaaaatcaaaaaggaaaatggatcATCTAGAGAGAACAGCAAGCAATTTTCGCCAGGAG GTAATTTCACAAGCCAAAGTGTGTGGAATCACCAATGAATCGGAGACAGTCAAAAGACTCCGTTTGGCTATTGCAAATAAAGATTTTACGTTCAAAGCAGGACAGTG GGTTGATTTCTTTATTCCTGGAGTATCTGTAGTTGGGGGATTCTCAATGTGTTCAAGCCCTGGTCTGTTGGAACGAGAAGGAATATTAGAGCTGGCAGTTAAGTACGCTGCTCATCCTCCTGCTCACTGGATTCACACTGAG TGTACTCTTGACTCAGAAGTGGCTCTGCGAGTGGGAGGTGATTTCTTCTTTGATCCTCAGCCTGGTGACTCCCCTGTAAAACTAGTGCTGATAGCAGGAGGTGTTGGAATTAACCCGTTGTTTTCTATACTGCTGCATACAGCAGATCTTCATGGATACCAAGAGGGTAAAGGAAATGCATACAAAATGGGAACGGTGAAGCTGTACTACAGtgcaaaaaatacaaaggaacTCTTATTTAAG AGCTCACAGATCTGCGAAGAGCTTCAGCCGTATGTCACAG agGGAAGAATATCTGAAAAGGATCTAGAAAAACATGTATCTAAGGATACTTTATGGTACATCTGTGGTCCACCTCCAATGATAGAATCTATATCCAAACTACTGTACAACATCGGTGTTCCTagaaactgtgttttctttgagaaatgGTGGTag
- the OXNAD1 gene encoding oxidoreductase NAD-binding domain-containing protein 1 isoform X5, translated as MAHATIYMGVTIPQFLRGAGRICPAHSTLTVLRHSAFCYCTVNGTLKSKRKMDHLERTASNFRQEVISQAKVCGITNESETVKRLRLAIANKDFTFKAGQWVDFFIPGVSVVGGFSMCSSPGLLEREGILELAVKYAAHPPAHWIHTECTLDSEVALRVGDLHGYQEGKGNAYKMGTVKLYYSAKNTKELLFKSSQICEELQPYVTEGRISEKDLEKHVSKDTLWYICGPPPMIESISKLLYNIGVPRNCVFFEKWW; from the exons ATGGCTCATGCCACTATTTACATGGGTGTGACCATTCCTCAGTTCCTGAGAGGTGCTGGCAGAATTTGTCCTGCTCATTCTACGCTGACGGTGTTGAGGCACTCTGCTTTTTGTTACTGCACAGTGAATGG cacattaaaatcaaaaaggaaaatggatcATCTAGAGAGAACAGCAAGCAATTTTCGCCAGGAG GTAATTTCACAAGCCAAAGTGTGTGGAATCACCAATGAATCGGAGACAGTCAAAAGACTCCGTTTGGCTATTGCAAATAAAGATTTTACGTTCAAAGCAGGACAGTG GGTTGATTTCTTTATTCCTGGAGTATCTGTAGTTGGGGGATTCTCAATGTGTTCAAGCCCTGGTCTGTTGGAACGAGAAGGAATATTAGAGCTGGCAGTTAAGTACGCTGCTCATCCTCCTGCTCACTGGATTCACACTGAG TGTACTCTTGACTCAGAAGTGGCTCTGCGAGTGGGAG ATCTTCATGGATACCAAGAGGGTAAAGGAAATGCATACAAAATGGGAACGGTGAAGCTGTACTACAGtgcaaaaaatacaaaggaacTCTTATTTAAG AGCTCACAGATCTGCGAAGAGCTTCAGCCGTATGTCACAG agGGAAGAATATCTGAAAAGGATCTAGAAAAACATGTATCTAAGGATACTTTATGGTACATCTGTGGTCCACCTCCAATGATAGAATCTATATCCAAACTACTGTACAACATCGGTGTTCCTagaaactgtgttttctttgagaaatgGTGGTag
- the OXNAD1 gene encoding oxidoreductase NAD-binding domain-containing protein 1 isoform X3, protein MAHATIYMGVTIPQFLRGAGRICPAHSTLTVLRHSAFCYCTVNGTLKSKRKMDHLERTASNFRQEVISQAKVCGITNESETVKRLRLAIANKDFTFKAGQWVDFFIPGVSVVGGFSMCSSPGLLEREGILELAVKYAAHPPAHWIHTECTLDSEVALRVGADLHGYQEGKGNAYKMGTVKLYYSAKNTKELLFKKNILGLMNAFPGKIMCRFHVTQQSSQICEELQPYVTEGRISEKDLEKHVSKDTLWYICGPPPMIESISKLLYNIGVPRNCVFFEKWW, encoded by the exons ATGGCTCATGCCACTATTTACATGGGTGTGACCATTCCTCAGTTCCTGAGAGGTGCTGGCAGAATTTGTCCTGCTCATTCTACGCTGACGGTGTTGAGGCACTCTGCTTTTTGTTACTGCACAGTGAATGG cacattaaaatcaaaaaggaaaatggatcATCTAGAGAGAACAGCAAGCAATTTTCGCCAGGAG GTAATTTCACAAGCCAAAGTGTGTGGAATCACCAATGAATCGGAGACAGTCAAAAGACTCCGTTTGGCTATTGCAAATAAAGATTTTACGTTCAAAGCAGGACAGTG GGTTGATTTCTTTATTCCTGGAGTATCTGTAGTTGGGGGATTCTCAATGTGTTCAAGCCCTGGTCTGTTGGAACGAGAAGGAATATTAGAGCTGGCAGTTAAGTACGCTGCTCATCCTCCTGCTCACTGGATTCACACTGAG TGTACTCTTGACTCAGAAGTGGCTCTGCGAGTGGGAG CAGATCTTCATGGATACCAAGAGGGTAAAGGAAATGCATACAAAATGGGAACGGTGAAGCTGTACTACAGtgcaaaaaatacaaaggaacTCTTATTTAAG aaaaatattcttggtTTGATGAATGCATTTCCTGGAAAGATCATGTGTCGTTTCCACGTTACCCAACAGAGCTCACAGATCTGCGAAGAGCTTCAGCCGTATGTCACAG agGGAAGAATATCTGAAAAGGATCTAGAAAAACATGTATCTAAGGATACTTTATGGTACATCTGTGGTCCACCTCCAATGATAGAATCTATATCCAAACTACTGTACAACATCGGTGTTCCTagaaactgtgttttctttgagaaatgGTGGTag
- the OXNAD1 gene encoding oxidoreductase NAD-binding domain-containing protein 1 isoform X4: MAHATIYMGVTIPQFLRGAGRICPAHSTLTVLRHSAFCYCTVNGTLKSKRKMDHLERTASNFRQEVISQAKVCGITNESETVKRLRLAIANKDFTFKAGQWVDFFIPGVSVVGGFSMCSSPGLLEREGILELAVKYAAHPPAHWIHTECTLDSEVALRVGDLHGYQEGKGNAYKMGTVKLYYSAKNTKELLFKKNILGLMNAFPGKIMCRFHVTQQSSQICEELQPYVTEGRISEKDLEKHVSKDTLWYICGPPPMIESISKLLYNIGVPRNCVFFEKWW; this comes from the exons ATGGCTCATGCCACTATTTACATGGGTGTGACCATTCCTCAGTTCCTGAGAGGTGCTGGCAGAATTTGTCCTGCTCATTCTACGCTGACGGTGTTGAGGCACTCTGCTTTTTGTTACTGCACAGTGAATGG cacattaaaatcaaaaaggaaaatggatcATCTAGAGAGAACAGCAAGCAATTTTCGCCAGGAG GTAATTTCACAAGCCAAAGTGTGTGGAATCACCAATGAATCGGAGACAGTCAAAAGACTCCGTTTGGCTATTGCAAATAAAGATTTTACGTTCAAAGCAGGACAGTG GGTTGATTTCTTTATTCCTGGAGTATCTGTAGTTGGGGGATTCTCAATGTGTTCAAGCCCTGGTCTGTTGGAACGAGAAGGAATATTAGAGCTGGCAGTTAAGTACGCTGCTCATCCTCCTGCTCACTGGATTCACACTGAG TGTACTCTTGACTCAGAAGTGGCTCTGCGAGTGGGAG ATCTTCATGGATACCAAGAGGGTAAAGGAAATGCATACAAAATGGGAACGGTGAAGCTGTACTACAGtgcaaaaaatacaaaggaacTCTTATTTAAG aaaaatattcttggtTTGATGAATGCATTTCCTGGAAAGATCATGTGTCGTTTCCACGTTACCCAACAGAGCTCACAGATCTGCGAAGAGCTTCAGCCGTATGTCACAG agGGAAGAATATCTGAAAAGGATCTAGAAAAACATGTATCTAAGGATACTTTATGGTACATCTGTGGTCCACCTCCAATGATAGAATCTATATCCAAACTACTGTACAACATCGGTGTTCCTagaaactgtgttttctttgagaaatgGTGGTag